In one window of Rhodopirellula bahusiensis DNA:
- a CDS encoding macro domain-containing protein, with translation MATPIESRIRLFLGDITSLDCDAIVTAANDALCGGGGVDGAAHDAAGSELVRASMALAPCPAGEARITGGFNLAARFVIHAVGPIFRDIDTDRETLANAYASSLSLAAENNAASIAFPCISTGAFGFPPNSACEIAIDTVIQWLRSNDQPNLVTFCCFEPDDHGRYKERLTELGLLS, from the coding sequence ATGGCGACCCCAATTGAGTCTCGAATCCGACTGTTTCTCGGTGACATCACGTCGCTCGACTGTGATGCGATCGTAACCGCTGCCAATGACGCGCTTTGCGGTGGTGGTGGCGTCGATGGTGCGGCACACGATGCTGCTGGGTCTGAACTCGTTCGTGCCTCGATGGCGCTCGCGCCTTGTCCCGCTGGCGAAGCCAGAATAACGGGTGGCTTCAATCTCGCTGCCAGATTTGTGATTCACGCTGTCGGGCCAATCTTTCGTGACATCGACACTGACCGCGAAACACTTGCAAACGCATACGCCTCGTCGCTTTCATTGGCTGCCGAGAACAACGCTGCCTCGATTGCGTTTCCCTGCATCTCGACTGGTGCTTTTGGATTCCCTCCTAATTCGGCCTGTGAAATTGCCATTGATACCGTAATCCAATGGCTGCGTTCCAATGATCAACCAAATTTGGTGACATTCTGCTGCTTCGAGCCGGATGACCATGGCAGATACAAGGAGCGTCTTACCGAATTGGGACTTCTCTCATAA
- a CDS encoding phosphopantetheine-binding protein, whose translation MAAEQMGVDQSKLEASTSLADLGADELDLVELVMTLEEEFDQTISDAEIERMSGGTDLTKGFGKLTMADLAALVED comes from the coding sequence ATCGCCGCGGAACAGATGGGCGTAGACCAATCCAAACTTGAGGCCAGCACGTCTTTGGCCGACTTGGGCGCCGACGAACTCGACCTCGTTGAGCTCGTAATGACGCTCGAAGAAGAGTTCGACCAGACTATCTCAGACGCGGAAATTGAACGAATGTCGGGCGGGACGGACTTAACCAAAGGGTTTGGCAAACTCACTATGGCCGACCTGGCGGCGCTTGTCGAGGATTGA
- a CDS encoding type II toxin-antitoxin system RelE/ParE family toxin, which translates to MRKIRDTCETIATQPETGEARPGFGVSGCRSLSVGNYVIFFRKIDGGIEVSRGIYGNRDMRNI; encoded by the coding sequence ATGCGGAAGATTCGTGACACATGTGAAACGATCGCGACGCAACCCGAAACGGGTGAAGCTAGGCCTGGATTTGGCGTTTCAGGATGTCGGTCATTGAGCGTAGGCAACTACGTGATATTCTTCCGCAAGATCGACGGCGGAATCGAGGTGTCCCGCGGCATTTATGGCAACCGGGACATGCGGAACATCTAG
- a CDS encoding ribbon-helix-helix domain-containing protein has translation MTTEIPSDLVPFVQRMVSEKRFLNESDVLAEGLRLLQAKETLRSEVKKGFDQLDAGQGIPAADVYRRAEERIQEIENGNV, from the coding sequence ATGACCACAGAGATTCCGAGCGATTTAGTGCCATTTGTTCAGCGGATGGTGTCAGAGAAACGGTTTCTAAATGAATCTGACGTTCTGGCTGAGGGTTTGCGTTTGCTTCAAGCAAAGGAGACGTTGCGATCAGAAGTCAAGAAAGGGTTCGATCAACTAGATGCTGGTCAAGGCATACCCGCTGCTGACGTTTACCGTCGAGCGGAAGAGCGAATTCAGGAAATTGAAAACGGCAACGTTTAA
- a CDS encoding DUF7919 family protein, which produces MAHYADLTPCDYFTPDHDGKLIAVGWLARGHDYSKGVVSNDLFARLHQLLVNPWQPCVAMGAHACDFHRFTDGPSQLTLNNVTVQLGVSNLFIPSDNRLFVAPSLILHYIDAYEYAPPAEFCDAVMACPEMRSMDYLKLIRKTAPTGLFSANETVM; this is translated from the coding sequence ATGGCGCACTACGCTGACCTCACGCCCTGTGACTATTTCACGCCCGACCACGATGGCAAGCTGATCGCGGTCGGTTGGCTCGCTCGTGGACACGACTACTCGAAGGGTGTCGTTTCCAACGATCTGTTCGCCCGCCTTCACCAGTTGCTCGTCAATCCATGGCAACCCTGTGTGGCAATGGGCGCTCACGCTTGCGACTTCCATCGTTTTACCGACGGACCCAGTCAACTCACACTCAACAACGTCACGGTGCAACTGGGCGTTTCCAATCTATTTATCCCGTCTGACAATCGACTGTTCGTCGCGCCGTCGTTAATTCTTCACTACATCGACGCCTACGAATACGCACCACCCGCAGAATTCTGCGATGCCGTGATGGCTTGCCCCGAAATGCGATCCATGGATTACCTCAAACTGATCCGCAAGACCGCTCCAACTGGACTTTTCTCTGCCAACGAGACCGTAATGTAG
- a CDS encoding GNAT family N-acetyltransferase produces the protein MRLADCAAVVELNEAVVSVTSSMDSVRFAELFELSEIELIVELEGSVVGFLLAMVEGCGYDNGNYAWFEERLRNFLYIDRVVVSGECRGLGVGRSLYSHLFEEADRLGSLHVCAEMDLEPPNEASLRFHLGMGFVPIGTRVLESGKTVSMQLRSVAQ, from the coding sequence ATGCGATTGGCTGACTGTGCCGCGGTGGTTGAGCTGAATGAAGCCGTGGTGAGTGTGACGAGTTCGATGGACTCGGTTCGCTTTGCCGAGCTCTTCGAACTCAGTGAGATCGAGCTGATTGTGGAGCTGGAAGGAAGCGTCGTTGGTTTTTTGCTGGCGATGGTGGAAGGCTGTGGGTACGACAACGGAAACTACGCATGGTTTGAAGAACGCTTGCGGAATTTTCTGTACATCGATCGAGTGGTGGTTTCGGGCGAATGCCGTGGGTTGGGCGTCGGACGTTCACTCTATTCGCATCTTTTTGAGGAGGCTGATCGGCTCGGCTCGCTGCATGTGTGCGCGGAAATGGATCTCGAACCACCAAACGAAGCCTCACTTCGATTCCACTTGGGCATGGGTTTCGTGCCCATCGGGACACGAGTTTTAGAGAGCGGAAAAACGGTCTCGATGCAGCTTCGTTCAGTTGCCCAATGA
- a CDS encoding Gfo/Idh/MocA family protein, whose amino-acid sequence MMKPWRIAGINFSHMHMGDLLRQVAEHTDAEVVGICDSDRQSMQPTIEALNIPSENVFTDSVECVQTSRPDLVVLCPPTGEHAEWVERLAPHGVHLLVEKPFAASLVDADRMIQAMRPTGKQLIINWPARWDRAHYSTWCLINEGTIGDVIEVHHYGGNRGPLYHGAGKVEFEPTAEEKRNSWWYKLDSGGGSLRDYLGYGVTMGTWFNGGKKPIDVTCVTTGTNGLEVDEHSITIARYAEGMSKFETRWGTFTDPWVHQPQPKCGYVVRGTRGTIASYDYAETLRVQTDDRPEGYDHPVSDLPEGESNGIEYTLSRLNQELPIEGPLSPAIARIGQQIIETAIQSAAEQRTLPLIDR is encoded by the coding sequence ATGATGAAACCTTGGCGAATCGCAGGGATCAATTTCTCTCACATGCACATGGGCGACTTGCTGCGGCAAGTCGCGGAACACACCGACGCGGAAGTGGTCGGCATTTGTGATTCCGATCGCCAGTCGATGCAGCCGACAATCGAAGCGTTGAACATCCCTTCCGAAAATGTCTTCACCGACTCAGTCGAATGCGTCCAAACCTCTCGGCCGGATTTGGTGGTGCTGTGCCCTCCAACGGGCGAGCACGCGGAATGGGTCGAACGGCTCGCACCCCATGGTGTTCACCTGCTGGTCGAAAAACCTTTCGCTGCGTCTCTGGTTGACGCCGACCGAATGATCCAGGCCATGCGGCCGACCGGAAAACAGTTGATCATCAACTGGCCCGCACGCTGGGACCGCGCTCACTATTCAACATGGTGTTTGATCAACGAAGGGACGATCGGTGACGTCATCGAAGTGCATCACTACGGTGGCAACCGCGGGCCTCTCTATCACGGGGCTGGCAAAGTCGAATTCGAACCCACAGCCGAAGAAAAACGAAATAGCTGGTGGTACAAACTGGACTCCGGCGGCGGATCGCTGCGGGATTACCTCGGCTACGGCGTCACAATGGGGACTTGGTTCAATGGGGGCAAGAAACCAATCGATGTGACCTGCGTGACCACCGGAACCAACGGCCTGGAAGTTGACGAGCACAGCATCACGATTGCTCGCTACGCCGAAGGAATGTCGAAGTTCGAAACGCGATGGGGAACCTTCACCGATCCGTGGGTTCATCAACCACAGCCTAAATGTGGCTACGTCGTCCGAGGCACTCGCGGGACAATCGCCAGCTACGACTACGCGGAAACACTTCGAGTCCAAACGGACGATCGCCCGGAAGGTTACGACCACCCGGTCAGCGACCTACCGGAGGGCGAGAGCAACGGAATTGAGTACACGCTTTCGCGGCTGAACCAAGAACTCCCAATCGAAGGTCCGCTTTCGCCCGCCATCGCACGAATCGGCCAGCAGATCATCGAGACCGCCATCCAAAGTGCCGCCGAACAGCGAACCCTTCCTCTCATTGATCGCTAA
- a CDS encoding RluA family pseudouridine synthase, which yields MPLTSVSTTVDETNEGRVDIIVRELSETSRSQARGMIDQGCVMINGSPCKSVGTTVKPGDLVAIRFDKHQRYREKKRQWDDRTFEIVFEDDHIIVVNKSAGTLTVPTDRGAPNSLVDRVSIYLSYSKANKEAFVVHRLDRETSGLLVFGKHEPIADLLTEQFKDRRPTRLFHAIVAGNVVEDEGTFESHMATGSNLDRYETRPGKDTDQAITHYKVVRRLAERESSHGEDTTLIEAQLETSKRNQVRVQFANAGHPVLGDPRYKTKEATHARWHRKRMALHASTLGFFHPVSGEPINFDTPLPSAMEKFVAGARGRSER from the coding sequence ATGCCGCTGACCAGCGTTTCGACCACCGTTGATGAAACCAACGAAGGACGTGTGGACATCATCGTCCGAGAACTCTCCGAAACCTCCCGCAGCCAAGCTCGTGGGATGATTGATCAAGGCTGCGTCATGATCAATGGTTCGCCTTGCAAAAGCGTCGGCACGACGGTCAAACCCGGTGACCTGGTCGCGATTCGTTTCGACAAACATCAACGCTATCGTGAAAAAAAGCGTCAGTGGGATGACCGCACGTTCGAAATCGTGTTTGAAGACGACCACATCATCGTCGTCAATAAATCCGCCGGAACCTTGACCGTTCCGACCGACCGCGGTGCACCCAATAGCTTGGTCGATCGAGTCTCGATTTACTTGAGCTACTCGAAAGCGAACAAAGAGGCGTTTGTCGTTCATCGGCTCGATCGGGAAACGTCCGGCTTGCTGGTGTTTGGCAAACATGAACCCATCGCGGATCTGCTGACCGAACAATTCAAAGACCGGCGTCCGACACGTTTGTTCCATGCGATTGTGGCGGGAAACGTTGTCGAGGATGAAGGCACCTTCGAATCGCACATGGCCACCGGCAGCAACCTGGACCGCTACGAAACCCGTCCGGGCAAAGACACCGATCAAGCCATCACACACTACAAAGTCGTCCGCCGATTGGCGGAACGCGAATCCAGCCACGGCGAGGACACAACGCTGATCGAAGCCCAACTGGAAACCAGCAAACGCAACCAGGTCCGGGTGCAATTCGCCAACGCCGGACATCCGGTTCTCGGTGACCCACGCTACAAAACCAAAGAAGCCACGCACGCACGCTGGCATCGCAAACGCATGGCTTTGCACGCCAGTACCCTCGGGTTCTTCCATCCGGTTTCTGGCGAACCCATCAACTTCGACACCCCCTTACCCAGTGCGATGGAAAAGTTCGTCGCCGGAGCTCGTGGACGCAGCGAACGATGA
- a CDS encoding DUF4832 domain-containing protein: MLQRQLIHCLVFTCLIHCLFSFDQSARAQTSKVRLTIQSTVDHVQPMTGVVLWHDHESVATEAISMEFRYCGYDEVAVGPGQWDFSKVEQILNETASRSHQAILRFRFVYPGKTTTVPAFIRDAADYNETVAKSEGKRTHFCDWSNSDLQQFTLDFYTEFAKRYDSDPRIAFLQTGFGLWSEYHIYDGPMELGKTFPSAKYQARFLRHLDQQFDSLPWMISIDAADDEFTPIAGDASLLALDFGLFDDSFLSKSHSKWNAKNWAAMGDDRWQRTAGGGEFSYYNRRDQKLALSKSGPNGVSVEESSRDFHISFMIGNDQPKYQPTPRIREVGMAMGYRFRVTRATTAKTDLGSTIELEVTNEGVAPLYRDAFFAVRGTRSQQSLRGLLPGETRSFRIENVAGAVTENDIKIESNAILPNQAIQFFADLK; encoded by the coding sequence ATGCTCCAACGACAATTGATCCACTGCCTTGTCTTCACCTGCCTGATCCATTGCCTCTTCAGCTTTGACCAATCCGCACGAGCACAAACATCAAAGGTTCGTTTGACGATCCAATCCACAGTGGATCATGTCCAGCCGATGACCGGGGTCGTCCTTTGGCACGATCACGAATCCGTCGCCACCGAGGCGATCTCGATGGAGTTCCGGTACTGCGGTTACGACGAAGTCGCCGTCGGTCCCGGGCAATGGGACTTTTCCAAGGTCGAGCAGATCCTCAACGAAACCGCCTCACGTTCTCACCAGGCAATCTTGCGTTTCCGGTTCGTCTACCCGGGTAAAACCACCACCGTCCCTGCCTTCATTCGCGATGCAGCGGACTACAACGAAACGGTCGCCAAGAGCGAAGGCAAGCGAACTCATTTTTGCGATTGGTCCAATTCGGACCTGCAGCAATTCACGCTGGACTTTTACACCGAATTCGCCAAACGATACGATTCCGATCCGCGGATCGCCTTCCTGCAAACGGGTTTTGGACTCTGGTCGGAATACCACATCTACGACGGCCCGATGGAACTCGGCAAAACGTTCCCGTCGGCGAAGTATCAAGCCAGGTTCCTTCGACACCTCGATCAGCAGTTTGATTCACTGCCTTGGATGATCAGCATCGATGCGGCGGACGACGAGTTCACTCCCATCGCCGGTGACGCTTCCCTGCTGGCTCTCGACTTCGGATTGTTCGACGATTCTTTCCTCTCCAAATCGCACTCCAAATGGAACGCGAAAAATTGGGCCGCGATGGGAGATGACCGTTGGCAACGAACCGCCGGCGGAGGCGAATTCAGTTACTACAACCGCCGCGATCAGAAGCTGGCATTGTCGAAGTCGGGACCCAACGGGGTCTCGGTCGAAGAATCCAGTCGTGACTTTCACATCTCGTTCATGATCGGCAATGACCAACCCAAATATCAGCCGACGCCCCGCATTCGGGAGGTCGGAATGGCGATGGGCTACCGATTCCGAGTGACCCGAGCGACGACCGCAAAAACCGATCTCGGATCGACGATCGAGCTGGAAGTCACCAACGAAGGCGTCGCCCCCCTCTATCGCGATGCCTTTTTTGCCGTCCGAGGCACCCGGTCTCAACAATCCCTGCGAGGACTTTTGCCCGGCGAAACAAGGTCATTCCGGATCGAAAACGTCGCTGGCGCGGTCACTGAGAACGACATCAAAATTGAAAGCAATGCAATCTTGCCCAATCAGGCCATCCAATTTTTCGCGGATCTGAAATAG
- a CDS encoding putative signal transducing protein: protein MTQSIPPEGPDQPSGTMPSPDDDATLVTVAERPTEPAATVLVSILSDAGIRAVAVGGFTAGFAAEAPGWVQVKTFERDADKAREIIAQIKAEPLDF from the coding sequence ATGACCCAGTCCATCCCTCCGGAAGGTCCCGATCAACCGAGCGGAACAATGCCTTCCCCTGACGACGATGCGACATTGGTCACGGTCGCGGAACGTCCGACCGAGCCCGCTGCGACGGTTCTGGTCAGCATCCTCTCCGACGCTGGGATCCGAGCCGTTGCAGTCGGTGGATTCACCGCCGGCTTTGCTGCGGAAGCGCCCGGATGGGTGCAAGTCAAAACGTTCGAGCGTGACGCCGACAAAGCACGTGAGATCATCGCCCAGATCAAAGCTGAACCACTCGACTTCTAA
- a CDS encoding serine/threonine-protein kinase, with product MNNESTIILAGTDNDIPSPPPLGLKRYTGLREMARGATAVLQAGVDSVIGRTVAIKKLLPEIRTDRYERRRLLREARVTAQLQHPNTVPVYEIGDDDLEGVYFTMKRISGENLFESLKRIARKDEHAIAAFPLQRRLEIVADSCQALAYAHARGVIHRDVKPENIWVGNFGEVILLDWGVAKVWGHADDAQTLHRQQMQPDHETKTQTQLQTLTGGGQRPGTPLYMSPEQVNGNRGIDERTDIFSAGVVLYESLAIREPFRGRTIDETFDNIKHADVPPPSEKSPQYEIPKEVDAVVMKAIAKRPADRYQSMRELIADIRALTVTVS from the coding sequence ATGAACAACGAATCGACCATCATTCTGGCTGGTACAGACAACGACATCCCGTCTCCTCCGCCTTTGGGGCTGAAGCGATACACGGGACTTCGTGAAATGGCGCGGGGTGCCACCGCGGTTTTGCAGGCTGGAGTCGATTCGGTGATCGGCCGAACGGTGGCGATCAAAAAGTTGCTGCCAGAGATTCGGACAGACCGTTACGAGCGTCGGCGTTTGCTGCGTGAGGCTCGCGTGACAGCCCAGTTGCAGCACCCCAACACGGTTCCGGTTTACGAGATTGGCGACGATGATTTGGAAGGCGTTTACTTCACGATGAAACGGATCTCGGGAGAGAACCTGTTTGAATCGTTGAAGCGAATCGCCCGCAAGGACGAACACGCGATTGCCGCGTTCCCGTTGCAACGCCGTTTGGAAATCGTCGCGGATTCTTGCCAGGCTCTCGCCTACGCGCACGCTCGCGGGGTGATTCACCGAGACGTCAAACCAGAGAACATTTGGGTGGGGAACTTCGGCGAAGTCATTTTGCTGGATTGGGGCGTCGCGAAAGTTTGGGGGCACGCCGATGATGCCCAGACACTGCATCGCCAGCAGATGCAGCCGGATCACGAGACGAAAACACAGACTCAATTGCAGACGTTAACCGGTGGCGGCCAGCGTCCGGGCACGCCGCTGTACATGTCGCCGGAACAAGTCAACGGGAACCGGGGCATCGACGAGCGAACCGATATCTTCAGTGCTGGCGTGGTGCTTTATGAGTCGCTGGCAATTCGAGAGCCCTTCCGAGGTCGAACGATTGATGAAACGTTTGACAACATCAAGCACGCGGATGTCCCGCCACCGAGCGAGAAGTCACCGCAGTATGAAATTCCAAAGGAAGTCGACGCGGTGGTGATGAAGGCGATCGCGAAACGGCCGGCAGATCGATATCAATCGATGCGTGAGTTGATCGCGGACATCCGAGCATTGACCGTCACGGTGTCGTGA
- a CDS encoding toprim domain-containing protein, with protein MSGRHFAPYGKAPVHYPIDDPARTGVAPDQTELIIVEGDSAAKSVNQVRDPTRQSVLALQGKPMNVAKSTTSVALRNEVLTRFAATLLDRRVAAGEDWIAALRTAEQCRYAKLVVLMDPDADGIHCGVLVLGFLLRYAPKLFDQHRVCVVRPPMFLFRIRGTTPDESEVQVRTLVASNPDHARRMEAKLAEAGVSDYERFRHRGLGSIPPEVLRTCCVQPGTRAADEMSRKEASAAVRLFSGG; from the coding sequence GTGAGCGGACGGCATTTTGCCCCCTACGGCAAAGCTCCGGTGCACTACCCGATCGACGATCCCGCGCGGACGGGTGTCGCACCGGATCAAACGGAGTTGATCATTGTCGAAGGCGACAGTGCGGCGAAGTCGGTGAACCAGGTTCGAGACCCGACGCGGCAGTCAGTTCTGGCTTTGCAGGGCAAGCCAATGAACGTTGCCAAGTCCACGACTTCGGTCGCTCTTCGCAACGAGGTTCTGACACGGTTCGCTGCCACATTGTTGGATCGCCGGGTCGCCGCGGGCGAAGACTGGATCGCCGCGTTGCGAACGGCCGAGCAGTGTCGGTACGCGAAATTGGTCGTGCTGATGGATCCCGACGCCGACGGCATTCACTGCGGCGTTTTGGTATTGGGGTTCTTGCTTCGATACGCTCCGAAGCTGTTCGATCAGCATCGAGTGTGCGTGGTTCGGCCGCCGATGTTCCTGTTTAGAATTCGCGGAACGACACCGGATGAATCGGAGGTGCAGGTTCGCACGTTGGTGGCATCCAACCCGGACCATGCTCGACGGATGGAAGCCAAACTGGCTGAAGCGGGCGTGTCCGACTACGAACGATTCCGCCATCGAGGTTTGGGCAGCATTCCGCCTGAGGTTCTGCGGACTTGTTGTGTGCAGCCCGGAACCCGAGCGGCCGATGAGATGAGCCGTAAGGAAGCTTCGGCCGCGGTTCGTCTATTCAGCGGCGGCTGA